Within the candidate division KSB1 bacterium genome, the region ATTAGATTCAAATTATTCAAATTTTCTTCATCCATTTTGCATTTTTCTTTAGCTCATGTATGAGCTTTTTCTTCACAAGTATCACCTTTAATAACTTTTAGGATTCCTTTGATTGCTTTATAGACTATACAAATTACCCGAAAGCACTCTTATCCCTTTATACAAAAAAAAGCTTATTTTTTAAGGGATTGCCTTACTTTATCAGCAGTACTTTATTCGTTTCCGTCCTCTCCGGCGTGGTAAGACGAACGAAATAGGTTCCACTCGGCAGATTTGCGGCGTTCCAAACCAGCTGGCGGCTTCCCGCCTCCATAACGCCGTCCTGCAGAACCGCGACTTCGCGTCCGTTGACGTCGTAAACGGCGACCCGTACCGGCACGCGTTCCGGAAGATCAAAGGCGATCGTGGTCTGCGGATTGAACGGATTGGGGTAAGCGGCATACAAGCGGAATTCCTGCGGGACAGTGTTCTCGCGTCCAACGGCCGCAGCGGCGGAAACTCTGACTTCCTGCCACACTTCGGCGCTGCCGTCAAGCTCTACGGCGCGCACACGGTACGCTTCCGCTTTGGCCGCATGCGGATGAACGTCGCGGAAAAGGTATTCGGCCGCATCGCCGTCTGTACGGCTGCAAAGCTCAGGATGGTCGGCAAAGCCGGCAACCGGCTCCCACCGTCCTGGAGCTAAGCAGCGCTGCACTTCGTAACCGGCGACATTTATCTCGTTCGCTGAGGTCCAACGAATGCATACAGCGTCGGACTCGCGCTCGGCCGAAAGTGACGTCATGCGCACGGCAATCGGCCCGCCTTCGAAAATCGTAAAGGGGGAGAAGGAGGTGAGGGGCTGCACGGACTCGATGAATTTTCCGTCCGCATCCCATTGCGGCGTCGATGTGGCGATTTCTTCCCATTCTGTGCCGTTGAAATGGGCAATGACCGGTCGACCGGTAATCCCCGCGTTCTGCAGCAGCTCGTCCGTATAGTAAAGACGGACATAAGCCGGATCCGCGGCGTTGATCGACCACCAGCGCGACGGCGCCTTTTGTCCTTTCAGTAACGGGCAGAGCTCGTTGTAAACGCGAGCCTTGCCTTTAGTCCTGCCGTTATGCGCCCGCAATTGCGCGTTCGCATCGGCCAACTCCTTGGTCGACCAATTGTCGTCGATTTCCGGCTCCGGCCCGTAGATCCAGATAATGCCGCTGCGGTCGTCCTCGTGCAGCTTTTGTTTGGCATTGTAGGTCGAACCATAGCCGTACATCGCTTTGCTGATATCGTTCACGCCGTCGCCGAGGTCGCCGTAAAGATCGCGCAGGCTCAGCCAATGCCCCAATTCGTGCAGGGTGATGGTCTGCACATCGAAAAAGTTGCCGATTCCGTAGCCCCAATTCAGATCGTAATTGAAGGTTATATCACACTCGAGGATTGTGTTGGTACTGGGATTATACCATGTGGTGGCCTCACCGATTACACTGCCGCTGCCCAATGCACCCCAAAAAATTTCGTTTTTGCCGTTGTAGGTTCTGCTCGTGGCAGTCGTCGGACCAAAATAGGTAAAAATAAAGTCGGCATCGCCGTCTTTGGTCCAGGTATCGGCAGCGGCTTTGATGGCGGTTCCTTCGCCATCAATAAAGGGATTGTTTTCATTAATATAGTAAAAGACCTCCTTGACATCCCATTTGCGCTGCATATAGCCGAAGGTAACAGTAAAGGGGTAACCCAAGCTGATCAACCCGCTGCTGTTGGTTACCGTTACGAGACCGCTGGAGGCGGAAGCTTCGTAGCCGTTAATTGTACCCACCGGAACCGTGCAAACAATGGTATTGTTGCTCCATGAAAGGATCGTTGCCGAAATTTTCGGCAGGCCGGCACGATAAAAGAACTCGACTTTGCCGGTTCCCTGAGAATTG harbors:
- a CDS encoding T9SS type A sorting domain-containing protein, with product MRSGIFILIGGLLTAAVGVLQAVSLPLSEEQLITESRQIVFGEVVATNSYWNAERTNIFTEAEIRVEKWLKGNGGSASLRIKYPGGRVGDIVEEHSETPMLVVGERAVFFLNSSALPFVGGRQGKIDVIENKVYQNGKAVPVDEYFAKITSKILQLEPQNRLNSLESPVIEWAEIKAPVDFKDKVKNAKTDFILSAQPNNEIQGITTLLSDGFEGDFPGTIWTLYYNGNSNQDGFGYTWGKTTAQKHSGFNSVWCARGAYENQRALDPSKRTTNYPNDLRAWMVYGPFNLSDAAYAQMTFYYRLDSQVNVDFLYWMSSTDGINFSGFGASGSTNGQWVSQTLDLSSRCGQSQVWVAFYFYSDASVVNKGAFVDDVVITKQTLDPNSPQITSITPNKASAGTNTQVTITGTNFGNSQGTGKVEFFYRAGLPKISATILSWSNNTIVCTVPVGTINGYEASASSGLVTVTNSSGLISLGYPFTVTFGYMQRKWDVKEVFYYINENNPFIDGEGTAIKAAADTWTKDGDADFIFTYFGPTTATSRTYNGKNEIFWGALGSGSVIGEATTWYNPSTNTILECDITFNYDLNWGYGIGNFFDVQTITLHELGHWLSLRDLYGDLGDGVNDISKAMYGYGSTYNAKQKLHEDDRSGIIWIYGPEPEIDDNWSTKELADANAQLRAHNGRTKGKARVYNELCPLLKGQKAPSRWWSINAADPAYVRLYYTDELLQNAGITGRPVIAHFNGTEWEEIATSTPQWDADGKFIESVQPLTSFSPFTIFEGGPIAVRMTSLSAERESDAVCIRWTSANEINVAGYEVQRCLAPGRWEPVAGFADHPELCSRTDGDAAEYLFRDVHPHAAKAEAYRVRAVELDGSAEVWQEVRVSAAAAVGRENTVPQEFRLYAAYPNPFNPQTTIAFDLPERVPVRVAVYDVNGREVAVLQDGVMEAGSRQLVWNAANLPSGTYFVRLTTPERTETNKVLLIK